CCCTCGTACATGTCGCCGCCATGGTTGTGTTCGTGGCATCGAAGACAGTTGTCAGAAGTAGGCCTACCAACCGCCATTGCAGCCTTCATGCTTCGATCCTGATTCCAGCGGTGTTTGCCGTTGTCATCCTTCACCACATACTTCTCGTTCATGTCGTACGCTGCCGAATGGCAGATCAGACAATCCATCGATTCGAATTCCGCATCGATGGGGGTATATCCCGGAAACATCGTGCCCGTCATGGGCCCATACTGTCCACCCGGATGACATTGTCCACACCCGTCGCTTCGAGTTTCACCAGTTTTGGTTTTCACGATCGTAGCCCAGCCGGTCCATGTGAACGAACCTGGAATCCCGCAGGCGCGATCGATCTTCCCCATGGGGATTCCTTCAACGAGCTGCCCGTTAAAACCATACGTGTTGAATCCGGAAAACTTGTTCAGGCCGAAATGTACACTCTCTTGAATATTATCGCGTGTGCTGACCGTCATATAACCGCCTTTCCCGTCCTTCACGCGTATGTTTGGATGGCAGCTTATGCAGGTCTGAGGACCCTCGTACGCCCGGATTCCCGCCCTCCGGAACCGTTCGACGTGATCAAGCCCAATGCGGCGTTTAAATGTCGAGACGTTGCCAGCGAGTTGTCGCGCTACCGCCTCATACACCGCGGGGTTTTTCATCGCGGTATCGACCGTGCTGTACGCGACCATCTCAACCTGAAGCTCTCTTGCGATTCGTTCAAATTCTGCATCGCTTACGCGCTGAACGGGAAAGTCGATTGTCTCTGATCGATGCACATACGGTACCACCATGTTGACGAGGTGCGAATAATTGAACCATGCGATTGCGATCAGTACGACGGATGCGGCACCGATGCGGATCAGCCAGCGTTGTTTCTTGCTCGTAGCCATGTGTCAGTTGTGTGATTGATGGGGAATAACTGTTGCTCAGTTGTGGTTTTTCGATCGCAAGGACGGTGTGATTGCACCACGAAGGATCCCGCGCCCGGCCTCGCTCTTCACGCCCGTGTTTCACGCTCAAGGAGACGCTCATACTCGAGCGGATGTTCGTGCCGTATCTCGTCTTCTGAAATCTGCCCGTGCCACCAAATCCAACTGGCGGGAAATTTGTCGGGATTGTAGTGCACGTTGTAGAAATGCCACACCACAATCGCTGATATCGCCAGGATGGCTTCATCACTATGGGCGATATAGGCCATTCCGATTGCGATGTCCGGTAGCATGTTTCCGAAATACACGGGAAACCATAGGACCAATCCGGAGAACATCATTACGGGCAGACCCCAAAACACGGCGAAGTAATCGAACTTCTCTCGAAAGTTGAACCTGTCGTATCGAGGGAGTTCCTTTTGAAGGCCGAAATAGTACAACGACGTCTCCCACCAATCTCGAGCATCCTTCATTGTGGGAATCATCGGCCAGGCTTGTCGGATCCGACCCTTGTTCTGTATTAACAACTGAATGAGATAGACGATATGAGCGAGCCCGTCCAATATCATTGCCACGGCCGCGATACGATGGATCAGGCGCGCTACCGGCAAACCGCCCATTGCGGTATAGACCACATCGAGCCACCCGACTTCCGGAAAACGCATTGGGATGCCGGTGATCGTCAGTAACGAAAAACTGCCGAGCAAAACCCAATGCTGGATTCGTTGCCCGAGAGTGAGACGAGTGAAATAGCGCTTAGAGGGATCGAGTCGTGGTGACATGTTCGTTGGTTGTTTGGAACCGGCCAGGTGGTGCGTCCAGCGGAATTCCTCTGGACGATGATAAGTCTGTCAGTCGATTAGGATTCGTTTCGCCCAACGCAATCCGGGGCGAAGAGCACTGGCGAGCACACGGACGGAAGGTGCAAGAGCATTCAGCCAGGAAAGTATAAGACTTAGCCATCCGAATTTTTTCTGAATGTCGAGAATAATGCCAATCACCAGCATCAACATTGATCCCGCGGTCAGGGCATAGAAAAACAATTCTTCTAACCGCAGAATGGCGTCTTTTTCAATGCGAAGACCAAGGTGATTTGCGCCTGACATGGCGAAGTTCATCTGTGCTCCCGGATGGCATTCTCCCTGACCACACGTGCGGGAGATATTCCCCGGAGCGATGGTTGATCGAGCGCTATCACGAGGAAGCACAGAGTGCACGGAGTGGCAGTCCTGGCACACCGCTGTATTTTCTTCCCCGAATCGTATGGCCTTGTAGTGGAAGCTCCTCTTATACGACGCAACAGCTTCCGTGGTAACCTTGTTTCGGGCCATTAACGCGTGATCATCGTGACACGCGATGCACAGGTCCATTTTTTCACGGACTCCTATTGCTTTCACTGCCTTTGTTACGGCGTGCGCATCACCCTTGCCGTGGCAATGGAGGCATGCGGGAGCGCCAGGGTTCTTTCCCGTTAATCCGGCGCCATGCACGCTGACTCCATAGTCATGAAAAATGCTGGCATGTGAATATGGCTTCCCATTCTTCACAACATGACAGTCGCTTCCACATGTTGCACGCTGGCCGGGCTCTAACTCCGCATGAGGGTATTGCGTGATTGCCGGGTGGCAGTCGGTGCAATGAATTGTAGCATGAACTGAACCGGCATATGCGCTCGCATTGACCGACAGGTTTCGCGGTGCTGCAGTCGCGGACTCCCGGTATGAAAAATTCGCCAAACCGTGGCAACGCAAACAGGCCTGCGAATCGCCCGCTTTCAAGGAATGCGGCACCTCAAAAGCCTCACGCACAGCCGGACGCGGCTGCGCGGGAACAGAATACATCGCAAGGAACAGATGAAGTGGAAGTGTGACGGAGAGAAAGGTGCTGAACTTCATGACAATCCGTTGGCGGATTAACGGGTGCGTATTAAGTGGGGTGGCCTGAGTACTCAAATTCCTCGATGGCAAGGTGTTCAATTGATCAGATGCACGAATCCGTTATTGGATTCAGAACAAAAATAATATTTGCGATAAACAAATAACATCAATAGCATAAATGTATAGAGGAACTTATTGTCGTGCAACGAAATCCGAAGGATGTCTCCTCCGTTCTATTGATTTCTCCCCGATTTCTGAAAAAATTGCTATTATGGTGGAATAATTCTGTGATAACGAATCAGGGATACGTCATGCGTCTGCGCTTGTACAGTCTCTTCATTTTGGTTTTTCTCGTGTGTATTACGGGCCATTCTCAGACCGCACGCGACACTCTGGTCTTGATGAATGACGGTGTAACGCTTGATGCCCTGTATGTGCTTCCCACAACTCCTGCGCCCACCGGCGGATTTCCCGCGCTCGTGTGGGTGCACGGATTCGCAGGATCCAAGGAGGAAAATCGCAGCTACGCACAAGCGTACGCCGCTCGGGGATATATTTGCGTCGCGTACAGCGTGCGCGGACAAGGGGCGTCCGGCGGTGAATTTGATTTCTTCACATCACCACGCGTCACCGCTGATCTCAAAGCATTTATCGATATGGCGGCTGCACTACCAGGTGCCAATCCGGAACGAGTCGGCGTGATAGGCGCATCACAGGGCGGGATACATGCTTGGTCGGCTGCGGCACACAATCTCGGTGCACGCGCGGTCGTGTCGATCATTGCAAACGGACGATTTGACGAGAACTGGCTTGAGAATAACGCCCTCAATTGGACATTCGCGTCAGCGATTGTTGCCGCAACGATCCGTTTTTCACCCGGTGCGAAGGATTCAGTGAATCGCGCAATAAGCACTGGGAATTACGCGTATTTGCGTTCGATGCTGGGCGGTTACACAACAACAGGACTCGAGTCCGCAACGTCGACGCCCACGCTTATCCTGGTAAGTTATTTTGACGGATTCTTTAACCAGTCATCGGCACTGAAACAATTCGCGCGCATCGCGGGACCGAAACGTATTGTCACATATCCCGGAGGACATGCTCTGCCATCGCACCCCATACAGCGCTCGTTTGTTACACAACTTCAGGATCGGTGGCTCGAATACTGGTTGAAAGACCAGATCGGACTCGGAAGTGTCGCCGGTTCGGACAGTGCTGTGATCATGTACGACGCGATAACAAATCTGCCCCATGTGTATTCACTTCGAGATTCGGCCATTTGGCTCGGTACATCGGCGCCATTGCCCGGCAATATCTCTCCGCGGACATTTTACCCCTCCAACGGAGTACTCGAGTTATCAGCTCCGACAGCCTCCGAAACACGAACCATCTCGTACTCGCGCGTGACGGGCTCAACACCACTCGTATACCGTTCCGAACCGCTTGCGCAGGACATGGTCCTGGGAGGTCGGCCATGCGAGGTCCAGATCATGGCCAACGGGTCCGGTGCGTCGTATCAGGTGGTCGCAAACCTGTACGATTTTGATCCGGCAACCGGCAAAAGCGCTCAACTCGCGCGCGGGCATTATCAGGTTGCGTCAAACACCTCCGGAGACGAAAGACTACGGTTTGCCCTGACTTCCGTTGCGGCAACGATCCGTGCGGGACATAGGCTAGAGCTTCGTATTCACGGCGGCATGGCCCTGTTTCCCGGCGCAAACGATTTCGGGAACTACGTGCTCGGACCTGTGGACCCGTCCACAAACACGGTGTATCTCGGCGGTACCGATCCCAGCAATCTGACAGTCTACACCATTACCGGGCCCACAGGCATTGATGCATCGGCGCAGCTTCCAAACACGCCGCAATTGGGCGTTCATCCCAACCCCGTTGGATTAACGGCGTCCCCTTGGGTAACCGTTACGCTGCCATTTGCACAATCCGACATCTTCCAGCTCGAATTGTACGATGCACTCGGGAGACGCATGACGCACTCGATACAATCAGATTCTCGATTGCCATCAACAATCCAAATCAACACCACCTCCCTCTCGAATGGAATCTATACGGTGTTAGTCCGGACTCGAGACACATGGACATCAGGTCGAATCATTATCGCACGCTGATGATCAGCCGATACGTTTCGACGTTTCTAAACTACCACCGTACGTAAAGAGCGAGTCCCGTTCCGCGCGCCGTAAGCACCGGCGCGAATGTCATGTTTACGCCGGTCGTCTGCTCGGGTTCTCTCTGCTGGCTGATCTTCACAACAGCGGTCCCGATTCCATACCCAACTGCCGCACCCAGGAACACATCCGACGCCCAGTGTTTTGAGGCCACCATGCGTTGCGCGGCCGTTAGGCTGGCCAGCGAGTACAGCACTATGGTCGCAACAGGATGATCGATTCGCGATGAAAGCACGGATGATACAGCGAAGGCAACGGTTGAATGCCCCGAGGGAAACGACGTATGCTCTGTATCGAATTGAAGTGGACGAAACATCCTCGGGCCTTCACCGACGTAAGGACGGCTTCGACCGCTGAGTGATTTTACCGCTGTGGTGATCAGCCCGGCGTACAATACAGCACTCAGGGTTAGCCGGCCCAACTCTCGGAGAGACCTATCTCCTGTTACGATACCACACATCCATATTCCACCGCCCAAGGCCCCTGCAATACGAACATCACCGTAAAGCTGCCCAACGGCGAACACGCCGCCAGCACCGTTCCACCCCTGAGCTGTAATCCGCTCCTGTATCGCCTCGTCCTGTGCGAAGAGAACCGCCACACCCCCGGCCACGGCACCGACAGAGAGAGCGTCACTCGCGCTGAGATTCATTACGCCTTGGAGAAGTGATGAACCGTCGTTGATAGTTGCTCGCAAGTCTGCGGCTACTATTCCGAATCCGGATTCATCCATGGCTTTTGAATCGATCCACGCCTTTGTTAAACGTCCGGGTACAACTGACTGTGGTTGGCCCACCGCGACAAGAGCAACGTGAAATACACATGCTGCCACTATTCGATACAGTCGACCTGAGATCATAGAATCAAGCTAAGAAATATCCTGTCTTTATCCTTCTGCCACCGATGCGCAAATTTCTGAGCCACAGCGCACAGCGGTCCATGGGAAAAAGGCAGAGGCCCGCCGCTTGGCGGGCCTCCGTGTGAGGCGGGTTTATAGAGGGAATCCTTAGTTGATCGAGATTTGCCGCGGCTTCACTTCTTCGGCTTTCGGCACAGCGACGGTGAGCACACCGTCCGAATATGTCGCGGAAATCTTCTCAGCGTTCACTGCTGTTGGGAATGTGAATGAACGGTAGAACTTTCCGGTAAGACGTTCGATGCGATGCACCGTCACGTCCTTCTTCTCCTCCAACATTTTGCGCTCGCCACTCACGCTGAGCGTATTGTCGGCGAAACTCATTTTGACCTGGTTACGATCGATGCCGGGGATGTCGAAGAACAAGGTGTAACTGTCGGCATCTTCCGTGATATCAACAACTGGTGACCAGACCGCCGACTCATAGTCTTCGTCGCGGCGTGCACGCGGTGCGACCGTATTAAAGAGACGGTTCACTTCGCGCTGCAGATTCATAAAATCGTTCATCGGGGTCCAACGTGTGAGTGTCATGGCGTGATCTCCTGTACTGTGTAGTTCGAACACTTGTGTTTCGTGTGGTCGTTCATGATGTTATCATCTCCTGTGCCAATCAAAATTTTCGGCAAATACACCGTGCGGAAATCGGATATCTGATATTCTGTCATTCCCGGCTGACGCACCGTGTGCCGAAATATCCGAGGCTCTGCCAGAAATTCGGACACCACATTGCCAAATTTGTCGAAAGACCACGACTTGGGCTTGCGGTACGGGCTTTGCTGAGAAAATTGTTCGGCACAC
This is a stretch of genomic DNA from Ignavibacteriota bacterium. It encodes these proteins:
- a CDS encoding alpha/beta fold hydrolase codes for the protein MRLRLYSLFILVFLVCITGHSQTARDTLVLMNDGVTLDALYVLPTTPAPTGGFPALVWVHGFAGSKEENRSYAQAYAARGYICVAYSVRGQGASGGEFDFFTSPRVTADLKAFIDMAAALPGANPERVGVIGASQGGIHAWSAAAHNLGARAVVSIIANGRFDENWLENNALNWTFASAIVAATIRFSPGAKDSVNRAISTGNYAYLRSMLGGYTTTGLESATSTPTLILVSYFDGFFNQSSALKQFARIAGPKRIVTYPGGHALPSHPIQRSFVTQLQDRWLEYWLKDQIGLGSVAGSDSAVIMYDAITNLPHVYSLRDSAIWLGTSAPLPGNISPRTFYPSNGVLELSAPTASETRTISYSRVTGSTPLVYRSEPLAQDMVLGGRPCEVQIMANGSGASYQVVANLYDFDPATGKSAQLARGHYQVASNTSGDERLRFALTSVAATIRAGHRLELRIHGGMALFPGANDFGNYVLGPVDPSTNTVYLGGTDPSNLTVYTITGPTGIDASAQLPNTPQLGVHPNPVGLTASPWVTVTLPFAQSDIFQLELYDALGRRMTHSIQSDSRLPSTIQINTTSLSNGIYTVLVRTRDTWTSGRIIIAR
- a CDS encoding phosphatase PAP2 family protein; translated protein: MDESGFGIVAADLRATINDGSSLLQGVMNLSASDALSVGAVAGGVAVLFAQDEAIQERITAQGWNGAGGVFAVGQLYGDVRIAGALGGGIWMCGIVTGDRSLRELGRLTLSAVLYAGLITTAVKSLSGRSRPYVGEGPRMFRPLQFDTEHTSFPSGHSTVAFAVSSVLSSRIDHPVATIVLYSLASLTAAQRMVASKHWASDVFLGAAVGYGIGTAVVKISQQREPEQTTGVNMTFAPVLTARGTGLALYVRW
- a CDS encoding Hsp20/alpha crystallin family protein, producing MTLTRWTPMNDFMNLQREVNRLFNTVAPRARRDEDYESAVWSPVVDITEDADSYTLFFDIPGIDRNQVKMSFADNTLSVSGERKMLEEKKDVTVHRIERLTGKFYRSFTFPTAVNAEKISATYSDGVLTVAVPKAEEVKPRQISIN
- a CDS encoding cytochrome b/b6 domain-containing protein, which encodes MSPRLDPSKRYFTRLTLGQRIQHWVLLGSFSLLTITGIPMRFPEVGWLDVVYTAMGGLPVARLIHRIAAVAMILDGLAHIVYLIQLLIQNKGRIRQAWPMIPTMKDARDWWETSLYYFGLQKELPRYDRFNFREKFDYFAVFWGLPVMMFSGLVLWFPVYFGNMLPDIAIGMAYIAHSDEAILAISAIVVWHFYNVHYNPDKFPASWIWWHGQISEDEIRHEHPLEYERLLERETRA